In a genomic window of Pieris brassicae chromosome 7, ilPieBrab1.1, whole genome shotgun sequence:
- the LOC123712541 gene encoding G-protein coupled receptor Mth2-like, whose translation MYFKIILIIFTARTQSQTIIDDDQIDLLCKFKKCIYKCCEKDEFVSGIGISEPPMCVKYDGGKKLDFSDVQLYDDKDHWRPVSRKFEDTFLLKQGLILNESFTMAAFVPEIAGMSSYLSQSGILYLEFPNAYERWTPLGSDFCLDYANGTDVTIAFWVTFPDTIAQSNDYISIALITSSFFLSLLLVVYAVLPELRNIGGMVLMAYVFSLLVAFLALAAIQIGSYEPDSCVTLTIVIYFFFLAAFAWMNVMSYDIWWTFRGYAKARPIHRRGEKFKFCMYCLYAWGIPLAMTLAFMEVNAADLSDQPWIIKPLVPTLGCFLEGGQKLVYLYFPMLIMISGNWVFFGMTAFNVWRLSRGTQVLNSPAAGNPAAHRSQKQRFTVYLKLSAIMGINWVLEVVSSFYPDLKIWYITDAYNLLIGFTIFLIFIWKESILNKLKNKYKSFRRARLPKRSMTASFTLESTLSQESQPSVCPYPNVQRKFSGEQRPFLA comes from the exons atgtattttaaaataattttaattattttcacgGCGAGAACACAATCGCAAACAATAATAGATGATGATCAGATAGATTTACtttgcaaatttaaaaagtgtatatataaatgttgtgAGAAAGACGAATTTGTGAGTGGAATAGGTATAAGTGAACCTCCCATGTGTGTGAAATATGATGGTGGGAAGAAATTGGACTTCTCTGACGTACAATTGTACGATGATAAAGATCATTGGAGACCGGTTAGCAGGAAATTCGAAGACACGTTTCTACTGAAGCAAGGGTTAATACTAAATGAAAGCTTCACGATGGCGGCTTTTGTACCCGAAATCGCTGGAATGAGCAGTTATTTAAGTCAG AGTGGTATACTATATTTGGAGTTTCCAAACGCTTACGAAAGATGGACGCCATTAGGATCAGACTTTTGTTTGGACTATGCCAACGGAACAGATGTAACAATTGCGTTCTGGGTTACCTTTCCAGATACAATCGCTCAGAGCAACGATTATATCTCTATAG CCCTTATCACATCGTCATTCTTCCTGTCTCTACTGCTCGTTGTCTACGCGGTCCTCCCAGAGTTGAGAAATATAGGTGGGATGGTACTCATGGCATATGTGTTCAGTTTGCTGGTCGCCTTCCTCGCCCTGGCTGCGATACAAATTGGTTCTTATGAGCCAGATAGTTGTGTGACTCTTa caatCGTTATCTACTTTTTCTTTTTGGCTGCGTTTGCGTGGATGAACGTTATGTCTTATGATATCTGGTGGACATTCCG AGGCTACGCGAAAGCTCGTCCAATCCATCGCAGAGGAGAAAAGTTCAAGTTTTGTATGTACTGTTTGTATGCTTGGGGAATTCCCTTAGCAATGACCCTAGCATTTATGGAGGTAAATGCAGCAGATTTGAGTGACCAGCCATGGATTATCAAGCCTCTCGTACCGACACTTGGATGTTTCTTAgaag GTGGGCAAAAGTTAGTTTACCTGTATTTTCCTATGCTGATAATGATTTCCGGAAACTGGGTGTTTTTCGGCATGACTGCATTCAACGTATGGCGTTTAAGTAGAGGCACTCAAGTGCTCAATTCTCCAGCGGCTGGTAACCCGGCAGCTCATCGATCACAGAAACAGAG ATTCACAGTGTATTTGAAGTTATCAGCAATAATGGGCATTAACTGGGTACTGGAAGTTGTCAGTTCATTTTACCCTGATCTTAAGATTTGGTACATCACAGACGCATACAACTTGCTTATAGGATTTACTATATTTCTCATTTTTATCTGGAAGGAGTCTATTTTgaacaaacttaaaaacaa ATACAAAAGCTTCAGACGTGCTAGGCTTCCAAAAAGATCAATGACAGCAAGTTTTACTCTAGAATCGACTCTTAGTCAAGAATCCCAACCAAGTGTGTGTCCATATCCAAACGTACAGAGGAAGTTCTCAGGTGAACAGAGACCATTTCTTGCTTAG